The genomic region AAAGGACATAGCCTTCTTTGTTCTCCTGGGGGCTGTCGTCATGGCGCTCGTACAACTCACTTATTTTACCGCCATCAGCAAGATACAGGTCGCCGCAGCCATACTGCTGCAGTACCTGGCGCCGATCATGGTTGCGCTCTATGCAATATGTTTCTGGAAAGAGCGACTGACCATTACGAAAATAAGCTCTCTTTGCCTTGCCTTTGCGGGCTGCTACCTCGTGGTGGGGGGATACAATCTCCATCTGTTGCAAATGAACCGCCTGGGCATCCTCTGGGGTGTAGCCTCGGCTGTTTGTTATGCAACCTATACTCTGCTGGGCGAGCGAGGCATGCATCGCTACTCCCCCTGGACTGTCCTTTTTTATGCCCTCTTCTTCTCGGCTATTTCCTGGCACATACTCTATCCCCCCTTCTATTATTTACGGGCGGGTTTCTCTCTGAACCAATGGACCGGTCTGTTATACATTGCCGTATTCGGTACAGCAATACCTTTTGGTCTTTACTTTGTCGGGATAAACTACATCCGTTCCACTCGGGCGGCAATTACCGCCACCCTGGAGCCAATCTCCGCAGGATTTATCGCCTACGCCTTTCTGGGCGAATCCCTGCAGCCGCTGCAGATTGCTGGAGGGATATTAGTGATCACTGCAATCGTACTGCTGCAAATGGGAAAGGAGCAGGACACTCTCACTCCAGAGCTCATCCGCAGCCGCAGGCATGAACCTCCCGAGTCTGACGGGACAACCACCTGAGATCCACTGGTTGTCAGCTACTAAAGTTATTGTTAATATTAAAAAAATATAACAGTGAAATTCCCTGCCATTTGCCGGAGGGAAAACAGCAGTCAAGGACAGCATGAAAGAGCCGGATCCAGCCTGGACGAAATACATTCTGGACAGC from Deltaproteobacteria bacterium harbors:
- a CDS encoding EamA family transporter — protein: MAYSSSKGYLCVIAAAVMWASSGTVGKALFAGRVTPLDVVQVRATFSSLLLALFFALRARHLFRIRKKDIAFFVLLGAVVMALVQLTYFTAISKIQVAAAILLQYLAPIMVALYAICFWKERLTITKISSLCLAFAGCYLVVGGYNLHLLQMNRLGILWGVASAVCYATYTLLGERGMHRYSPWTVLFYALFFSAISWHILYPPFYYLRAGFSLNQWTGLLYIAVFGTAIPFGLYFVGINYIRSTRAAITATLEPISAGFIAYAFLGESLQPLQIAGGILVITAIVLLQMGKEQDTLTPELIRSRRHEPPESDGTTT